The following coding sequences are from one Puniceicoccus vermicola window:
- a CDS encoding cbb3-type cytochrome c oxidase subunit I: MSTESVTIEPPKPAAETKGIYGNRSADERVALSVIDSSMKVGGVFFVCCGVAWLLIGSLLGFAASFKLHNPDFLASIPELTFGRVRSAHLNAMTYGWANNAVFAVGLWIMARLCRAPVRHGGLLIIAGAMWNIGVLIGVRGILFGDMTSVEWLEIPTYITPVLALSYALIGVWGILAFHHRKGEHVYVSQWYILGALFWFPWIYTVAQMLIFFAPARGTVQAITNWWFAHNVLGLWYTPVGLGAVYYLIPKILGRPIHSYYLSILGFWSLALFYNWAGVHHLIGGPIPLWLQTAGIVGSIGMVIPVVVVAVNHHMTVTGCFRQVWNSPTLRFIVFGAVSYTAVSLLGSMMAIPEVNVVTHFTHFTVAHAHHGAYAFFTMVMFGSIYFMVPRLIQREWPSATLIRIHFWTCGLGVGIYIVGLSIGGWMQGMMMNNPEIPFLEIVQYMVPWLMSRSVAGILMTIGHCAFAINVAWILLGPKVAEPKVTFAKKATA, encoded by the coding sequence ATGTCAACCGAATCTGTCACCATTGAGCCTCCTAAGCCGGCTGCCGAAACCAAGGGCATTTACGGCAATCGTTCGGCGGATGAGCGGGTCGCCCTCAGTGTAATTGACTCGTCGATGAAAGTCGGCGGCGTATTTTTCGTCTGCTGTGGAGTCGCCTGGCTTTTGATCGGATCCCTTCTGGGGTTTGCGGCTTCCTTTAAACTCCACAATCCCGATTTCCTCGCCTCGATCCCGGAGTTGACCTTCGGCCGTGTTCGTTCTGCCCACCTGAACGCCATGACCTACGGTTGGGCCAACAATGCCGTGTTTGCGGTGGGTCTCTGGATCATGGCACGCCTCTGCCGGGCTCCCGTCCGTCACGGTGGTCTCCTGATCATTGCCGGAGCTATGTGGAACATCGGTGTCTTGATCGGCGTCCGAGGCATCCTCTTTGGCGACATGACGTCGGTTGAGTGGTTGGAAATCCCAACTTACATTACTCCGGTTCTTGCCCTGTCATACGCGTTGATCGGGGTCTGGGGTATTCTTGCCTTTCATCATCGGAAGGGGGAGCACGTCTACGTCTCCCAGTGGTACATTCTCGGGGCGCTCTTCTGGTTTCCGTGGATCTACACCGTGGCGCAGATGCTCATCTTTTTTGCTCCGGCCCGTGGAACCGTGCAAGCGATCACCAATTGGTGGTTCGCCCATAACGTTCTGGGTCTCTGGTATACTCCCGTGGGTTTGGGCGCGGTTTACTACTTGATCCCCAAAATTCTGGGCCGTCCGATCCACAGCTATTACCTTTCGATTCTCGGGTTCTGGTCACTCGCCTTGTTCTACAACTGGGCAGGGGTTCACCACCTGATCGGTGGCCCGATTCCCCTTTGGCTCCAGACGGCCGGGATCGTCGGTAGTATCGGAATGGTCATTCCGGTGGTCGTCGTCGCGGTGAATCACCATATGACGGTGACGGGATGTTTTCGGCAGGTCTGGAACAGTCCGACCTTACGGTTTATTGTCTTCGGGGCGGTTTCCTACACCGCCGTCAGTCTTCTTGGCTCAATGATGGCCATTCCGGAAGTCAACGTCGTCACCCACTTTACGCACTTCACCGTTGCCCACGCCCACCACGGTGCGTACGCGTTCTTCACCATGGTGATGTTTGGTTCCATTTACTTTATGGTTCCACGCCTCATTCAACGGGAATGGCCGTCTGCGACGTTGATCCGCATTCACTTTTGGACCTGCGGACTCGGTGTCGGAATCTACATTGTCGGACTCTCGATCGGAGGCTGGATGCAGGGGATGATGATGAACAACCCGGAAATTCCCTTCCTGGAAATTGTTCAATACATGGTTCCCTGGCTTATGTCCCGGTCCGTCGCTGGTATCCTCATGACGATTGGGCATTGCGCTTTTGCGATCAACGTTGCCTGGATTCTTCTCGGGCCGAAAGTAGCTGAGCCGAAGGTAACCTTCGCCAAAAAGGCGACCGCCTAA
- a CDS encoding cbb3-type cytochrome oxidase assembly protein translates to MLEWNNLLIIAVLVLAAALFASAVYALFWAAKNGQLDNFENSAKSIFTEEEPEGEVIDSFPGKKASAKKSPKK, encoded by the coding sequence ATGCTCGAGTGGAACAACCTGCTGATTATTGCCGTCTTGGTTCTCGCCGCCGCGCTTTTTGCCTCGGCGGTGTATGCCCTTTTTTGGGCGGCGAAGAACGGTCAGCTGGACAACTTCGAGAATAGCGCGAAATCCATTTTTACAGAAGAAGAGCCGGAAGGGGAGGTCATTGACTCCTTTCCCGGCAAGAAAGCCTCGGCGAAAAAATCGCCAAAAAAATAG
- a CDS encoding rhodanese-like domain-containing protein: MRFLELLLISGLVAGVGYFLQPLSSDPYQVTLSELRSSPGFSEILWLDARSANDYESDHVEDAVHLNEDAWEDGLEQFVEVWEPGRRVVVYCDDQACGSSQAVAERLRKELLIEKIFFLRGGWSVLKEQEDW, encoded by the coding sequence ATGAGGTTTCTGGAGCTTTTGTTGATCTCCGGTCTGGTCGCTGGAGTTGGGTATTTTCTTCAACCTCTGTCGAGTGACCCTTACCAAGTGACACTCTCGGAATTGCGGTCAAGCCCCGGGTTTTCCGAGATTCTCTGGCTCGACGCTCGATCCGCGAACGATTACGAAAGCGACCATGTTGAGGATGCGGTTCATCTAAATGAGGATGCGTGGGAAGACGGTCTGGAACAATTTGTCGAGGTTTGGGAACCGGGTAGGCGGGTCGTAGTTTATTGCGACGATCAAGCCTGCGGCTCGAGTCAAGCGGTCGCTGAAAGGTTGCGTAAGGAATTGCTGATCGAAAAGATTTTCTTCCTACGAGGCGGGTGGAGCGTTTTGAAAGAACAGGAGGATTGGTGA
- a CDS encoding cbb3-type cytochrome c oxidase subunit II — MKNLPLLFLGIFFTVAFSWSGLILSSQIQYGGLTPTTATENEEGVPTPGETLYPRTPSGIAEQGKRVYIREGCMYCHSQQVRPQGFGADFERGWGPRQTVPRDYILQDRVLLGTMRTGPDLADVGGRGLTATWHHQHLYNPQITSPGSIMPPFAYLYEVRKIDGKPSPDAIPVSEDTGYAPGPGYEVVPTEDAKTLVAYLLSLKVNYELPEAKFTE; from the coding sequence ATGAAGAATCTTCCACTCCTTTTCCTGGGCATCTTTTTCACCGTGGCCTTTTCCTGGTCCGGATTGATCCTTTCCTCGCAGATCCAGTACGGCGGATTGACGCCGACCACGGCGACCGAGAACGAAGAAGGTGTTCCCACTCCGGGTGAAACCCTGTATCCACGGACCCCCTCGGGGATTGCCGAACAGGGTAAGCGGGTATACATCCGCGAAGGCTGCATGTATTGCCACTCCCAGCAGGTCCGACCACAAGGCTTCGGGGCCGACTTTGAGCGCGGTTGGGGCCCAAGACAGACCGTCCCCCGGGATTATATCCTCCAAGACCGCGTCCTTCTCGGAACGATGCGTACCGGTCCGGATCTAGCCGACGTCGGCGGACGCGGATTGACAGCCACTTGGCATCACCAGCACCTTTACAATCCGCAGATCACCTCTCCTGGGTCCATCATGCCTCCTTTCGCCTACCTATACGAAGTGCGCAAGATCGACGGAAAGCCGTCTCCAGACGCCATCCCCGTATCCGAGGACACCGGATACGCACCCGGCCCCGGCTACGAAGTCGTCCCAACTGAAGACGCCAAGACCCTCGTCGCCTACCTCCTGAGTCTCAAGGTGAACTACGAGCTGCCCGAAGCGAAGTTCACCGAGTAA
- a CDS encoding MauE/DoxX family redox-associated membrane protein, producing the protein MKRFGEYFCRVLLSGVLAYAGIVKLLDPNDFLSAVLSFRVLSGLPAGVATYWIPALEVILAVALWIPRYRLVAAAASTLLLVAFTVLIGVAWVRGIDLTCGCFGKVSEGSANYPFLLIRDLVLALLAAWLWKIAHSGFSREEDR; encoded by the coding sequence GTGAAGAGATTTGGCGAATATTTCTGCCGAGTTCTTCTTTCCGGCGTTCTGGCCTACGCAGGAATCGTTAAGCTCCTGGATCCGAACGACTTCCTCTCGGCCGTCCTTTCGTTTCGAGTGCTGTCCGGTCTTCCCGCTGGTGTAGCGACCTATTGGATTCCTGCTTTGGAGGTCATTCTCGCCGTAGCCCTCTGGATCCCGCGCTATCGGCTTGTCGCTGCTGCCGCTTCGACGCTTCTTTTGGTGGCATTTACGGTTTTGATTGGGGTCGCTTGGGTTCGGGGAATCGATCTCACTTGTGGTTGTTTCGGGAAGGTGAGCGAGGGTTCGGCCAATTATCCATTTCTCTTGATTCGCGATCTCGTGTTGGCGCTGCTGGCCGCATGGCTCTGGAAGATTGCTCATTCTGGGTTTTCTCGTGAGGAGGACAGGTGA
- a CDS encoding DUF1573 domain-containing protein, whose translation MLRKLTFLSLLSFRLVCSVHADGELEWESKSLVLECPVGAEKLTAEFRFQNLGSEAVEIVAVTSSCGCTVPELTKKIYEPEEEGTLSAIFTIGDRTGPQRKVLQVRTRVVGEETESRTSLSFRTDVPQAGSVQPRMILWRVGEDFEAKPVRIESQPGFSWRIAEPDKELPFEVSRSEEDEVGVDVLLLQPKANARRMKSSITVEFLDEEENVVGESKVFLIVR comes from the coding sequence ATGCTCCGAAAATTGACTTTCCTCAGCCTTTTGTCCTTTCGCCTGGTTTGCTCTGTCCACGCTGATGGGGAGTTGGAGTGGGAGTCGAAATCACTGGTCTTGGAATGTCCGGTCGGGGCGGAGAAGCTGACCGCCGAGTTTCGTTTTCAGAACTTAGGGTCCGAAGCGGTAGAGATCGTTGCGGTTACTTCCAGTTGTGGCTGCACCGTGCCGGAACTCACGAAAAAAATATACGAGCCTGAAGAAGAAGGAACATTGAGTGCCATTTTCACCATTGGCGATCGTACCGGGCCCCAGCGAAAGGTGCTTCAGGTGCGCACCCGCGTGGTCGGTGAAGAGACAGAATCTCGAACCAGCCTTTCGTTTCGCACAGACGTCCCGCAGGCGGGCTCGGTTCAACCGCGGATGATTCTCTGGCGTGTTGGAGAAGATTTTGAGGCGAAACCGGTGCGGATCGAGTCTCAGCCGGGGTTTTCGTGGCGTATTGCTGAGCCGGATAAGGAACTGCCGTTCGAGGTCTCGAGATCCGAGGAAGATGAGGTGGGTGTTGACGTTCTCTTGCTTCAGCCAAAAGCGAATGCGAGGCGAATGAAGTCGTCGATTACGGTCGAGTTTCTCGATGAGGAGGAAAATGTCGTGGGCGAGTCGAAGGTCTTTTTGATCGTTCGTTGA